One segment of Planctomycetia bacterium DNA contains the following:
- a CDS encoding glycosyltransferase family 2 protein, with product MTSDAAAELDARSAGGTPAPEDDIALASLLPFVTVAMPVRNESGFIHRSLGAVLAQDYPPDRYEIILADGLSTDDTRELALACAAGRNVRIVDNPARIAPTGMNAAIRAARGEIIVRVDGHCEIASDYVRTCVELLSTRECAGVGGPVETVGNTWVARAIAAAVSSPFGVGGNSFRTVKDREIWAGTIPFPAYPRTLFEQVGLFDEEMIRSQDAEFNARVREYGGRLLLSPAVRSTYYSRGTLRKLARQYYQYGYWKVRVLQKHPRQMAFRQLIAAGFVAWLAALAVASTFSQTARWALAGTIALYAAASIAASLVTASRNRWLDLPLLPLIFAILHITWGAGFLHGLW from the coding sequence ATGACTTCGGACGCTGCAGCGGAACTCGACGCTCGATCGGCCGGCGGCACGCCTGCGCCGGAGGATGACATCGCGCTGGCGTCGCTACTGCCGTTCGTCACCGTGGCGATGCCGGTGCGGAATGAATCCGGGTTCATTCATCGCAGTCTGGGCGCCGTGCTGGCGCAAGACTATCCGCCGGACCGCTACGAAATCATCTTGGCGGACGGCCTGTCGACGGACGATACGCGCGAGCTTGCCTTGGCGTGCGCCGCCGGGCGCAACGTCCGGATCGTCGACAACCCGGCACGCATCGCGCCGACGGGAATGAACGCCGCGATTCGTGCCGCGCGCGGCGAGATCATCGTGCGCGTCGACGGACATTGCGAAATCGCCTCCGACTACGTGCGTACTTGCGTTGAGTTGTTGAGCACGCGCGAATGTGCCGGCGTCGGCGGCCCCGTCGAAACCGTGGGGAATACCTGGGTGGCGCGGGCGATCGCAGCGGCGGTCAGTTCCCCATTCGGTGTGGGCGGAAACTCATTCCGCACCGTGAAAGATCGCGAAATATGGGCCGGCACGATTCCCTTCCCGGCTTATCCACGAACGCTCTTCGAACAGGTCGGCCTGTTTGACGAAGAAATGATTCGCAGCCAGGACGCGGAGTTCAACGCGCGAGTACGGGAGTACGGCGGTCGCTTGCTGTTGAGTCCCGCCGTGCGTTCGACCTACTACAGCCGCGGCACGTTGCGCAAACTCGCGCGGCAATACTACCAATATGGATATTGGAAAGTGCGCGTCTTGCAGAAACATCCGCGCCAGATGGCCTTCCGCCAATTGATCGCGGCGGGCTTCGTGGCCTGGCTGGCGGCGCTGGCAGTGGCCTCGACTTTTTCCCAGACTGCCCGCTGGGCGCTGGCGGGAACCATTGCCCTCTACGCCGCGGCAAGCATTGCCGCGTCATTGGTTACGGCGTCGCGAAATCGCTGGTTGGACTTGCCGCTTCTGCCGCTCATCTTTGCCATTTTGCATATCACGTGGGGCGCCGGATTCTTGCACGGCCTGTGGG
- a CDS encoding O-antigen ligase family protein has protein sequence MSSWGNTLDAGSQTGQFAPPMVRGASAAPVAAAFDLQRYLLLVGLHVLLGLMCKQSSAISTIYAWGTLLVGVNWARTQRQPEKIAAFAAYIMGAEVLWRMTKAFAFWEFGKYAVVLILLLGCQRWRPVRPTLVSTWYFLLLLPSCIFTWTASDFTFARKQTSFNLSGPLSLAVCAAFCSRLRLDAAALHRIARAAILPIFSVSTVVVFGIATAKELTFGTESNPLMAGGFGANQVTAVFSVGIILTALTALLLSDARNHLQRTFWLVAAVLFSAQSALTFSRSGLYMSGLSVLAAVISTAKSARLRNAYVLTGIVLYVVGTFVVFPLLNSFTGGALEARFSDTNVTGRDMLMKSDLDVFQRHPFLGVGPGMAIANRGITFQAIAAHSEITRTLAEHGILGLGALIILCTGIWRRIASMRDVKMRGLFIATASFGLLCMLSNAMRIVAPAFMIGLIFAAERPVERTAHRR, from the coding sequence TTGAGTTCCTGGGGCAATACGCTCGATGCCGGTTCCCAGACCGGGCAATTCGCCCCGCCCATGGTTCGGGGCGCGTCCGCTGCGCCCGTCGCCGCGGCATTCGACTTGCAACGCTATTTGCTGTTGGTCGGCCTGCACGTGCTGTTGGGCTTGATGTGCAAGCAGAGCTCGGCGATTTCGACCATCTATGCCTGGGGCACTTTGTTGGTGGGCGTAAACTGGGCGCGGACTCAGCGGCAGCCCGAGAAGATCGCGGCGTTCGCGGCCTACATCATGGGCGCCGAGGTCCTGTGGCGGATGACCAAGGCCTTCGCTTTCTGGGAGTTCGGCAAGTATGCCGTCGTCCTCATCTTGCTCTTGGGCTGCCAACGCTGGCGGCCCGTTCGCCCGACGCTCGTGTCGACCTGGTACTTCCTACTGCTGTTGCCGTCGTGCATCTTTACCTGGACGGCTTCGGACTTTACCTTCGCCCGAAAACAAACGAGTTTTAACCTGTCAGGACCGCTTTCGCTGGCGGTCTGCGCGGCGTTTTGTTCCCGACTACGGCTCGATGCCGCGGCGCTGCATCGGATCGCGCGCGCCGCGATCCTGCCGATTTTTTCCGTATCGACAGTCGTTGTCTTCGGCATCGCCACGGCCAAGGAATTGACCTTTGGCACAGAGTCCAATCCGCTGATGGCGGGGGGCTTTGGCGCTAACCAGGTAACCGCCGTATTCAGCGTCGGCATTATTCTCACGGCGCTCACGGCGCTGCTACTCTCCGACGCGCGGAACCACCTGCAGCGCACGTTCTGGTTGGTTGCGGCGGTATTGTTCAGCGCCCAATCGGCGCTCACGTTCTCCCGCAGCGGCCTCTACATGAGCGGACTTTCGGTGCTGGCGGCCGTGATTTCTACCGCGAAGTCAGCCCGGCTGCGCAATGCCTATGTTTTGACCGGAATCGTGCTCTATGTCGTCGGCACATTCGTGGTGTTTCCGCTGCTAAACAGTTTTACCGGAGGAGCGCTCGAAGCCCGCTTCTCCGATACGAACGTCACGGGACGCGACATGCTAATGAAATCGGATTTGGACGTATTTCAGCGTCATCCCTTCCTGGGCGTGGGCCCCGGCATGGCCATCGCGAATCGCGGCATCACCTTCCAAGCTATCGCCGCGCACAGCGAAATTACGCGGACTCTCGCCGAGCACGGCATACTTGGGCTCGGCGCGTTGATCATCCTGTGCACCGGTATCTGGCGGCGCATCGCGAGCATGCGTGACGTCAAAATGCGCGGGCTCTTCATTGCCACGGCCTCGTTCGGACTGCTCTGCATGTTGTCAAACGCCATGCGCATCGTGGCGCCGGCCTTCATGATCGGGCTCATATTCGCCGCGGAGCGACCGGTTGAACGAACTGCTCATCGTCGGTAA
- a CDS encoding glycosyltransferase family 4 protein has product MNELLIVGNHLGATGASRAVGEDLAERLRQRGVRVHTASGAPNKAVRLYEMLHATWSRRRQYEVAVVDVFSGQAFRFAEAVCALLRRLRKPYVLALRGGDLPRFAARHPRRVARILTGAAAVTSPSSYLRCELASLRPDILEIPNPIDCARYPFQQRNAPAPNLIWLRAFAGIYNPMLAPRVLAKVLELYPDCQLTMVGMDKGDGTLAATHAEIARLGVEKQCRILPKVAKQEVPQALASGDIFLNTANVDNTPVSVLEAMACGLCVISTNVGGLPHLLEHGQDSMLVPPDDAIAMADAVTAVLSSPELATRISEQGRRKAESCDWSRVLDRWMELLDACIARSRA; this is encoded by the coding sequence TTGAACGAACTGCTCATCGTCGGTAACCACTTGGGCGCCACTGGCGCTTCGCGCGCCGTGGGCGAAGACCTCGCCGAAAGGCTGCGCCAACGCGGCGTCCGAGTTCACACGGCGTCGGGCGCACCGAACAAGGCGGTGCGGCTTTACGAAATGCTGCACGCCACGTGGTCGCGGCGAAGGCAGTACGAAGTCGCCGTCGTGGACGTGTTCAGCGGCCAGGCTTTCCGGTTCGCGGAGGCGGTTTGCGCGCTGCTGCGACGCCTGCGCAAACCCTACGTACTCGCGCTCCGGGGTGGAGACCTGCCTCGCTTTGCCGCGAGACATCCGCGCCGCGTGGCACGAATCTTAACGGGCGCTGCGGCGGTCACTTCGCCATCGAGTTACCTCCGCTGCGAACTGGCCTCGCTGCGACCGGATATCCTCGAGATTCCCAATCCGATCGACTGCGCGCGCTATCCCTTTCAACAGCGCAACGCGCCGGCGCCGAATTTAATTTGGTTACGCGCCTTTGCCGGCATCTACAATCCGATGCTCGCGCCGCGCGTGCTGGCGAAGGTTCTCGAACTGTATCCCGATTGCCAGCTGACTATGGTCGGCATGGACAAGGGAGACGGTACGCTGGCTGCCACGCATGCCGAAATCGCGCGTCTGGGCGTGGAAAAACAGTGTCGCATTCTGCCGAAGGTCGCGAAACAAGAAGTGCCCCAGGCGCTGGCGTCCGGCGACATCTTTTTGAATACAGCGAACGTCGACAACACGCCGGTTAGCGTCTTGGAGGCAATGGCCTGCGGACTTTGCGTGATCAGCACCAATGTGGGCGGCTTACCGCATTTGCTGGAGCACGGCCAGGATAGCATGCTCGTGCCTCCGGATGACGCCATCGCAATGGCCGACGCCGTCACGGCCGTATTGTCGTCGCCGGAACTCGCGACCCGCATCTCGGAACAAGGTCGGCGCAAGGCCGAGTCCTGCGATTGGAGCCGGGTACTCGATCGCTGGATGGAATTGCTCGACGCCTGTATTGCCCGGAGCCGTGCCTAA
- a CDS encoding glycosyltransferase family 4 protein: MPAFPKLSETFLVNKFVGLLRQGVDAYVVCGRSDESEWRNYPHFAEQAPLRRRIVRSWAHEPRWLAALLWPFALLYTFVMRPSGTVRYFRFTAKSLGVRCLSTFYLDAALIRLQPDIVHFEFGTLVLGRTHLRDALPAKLVVSFRGFDLNYSGLDDPQYYQQAWQSLAGVHCLGQDLWRRAQRRGCPPSMPHVLIPPAIDVERFSGEERPDRDVTFSPERPFRILCVGRLHWKKGHEYALLAVSELRKLGVPCELRVVGDGEALESLYLAIHELELVGVVTLVGSMPHEQVRQELDWADVLLHAAVSEGFCNSVLEAQAMAKPVVCSDADGLSENVRDGVTGFVTPRRDIHAMAEKLALLAGNAELRRDMGAAGRQRVLRQYRLEAQIDAFARWYDELLGESSDNERADAATLRSESSTQDALARA, from the coding sequence ATGCCCGCATTTCCGAAACTCTCGGAGACGTTTCTGGTCAACAAATTCGTCGGCCTATTGCGGCAAGGCGTCGACGCATATGTCGTCTGTGGCAGAAGCGACGAGTCCGAGTGGCGCAACTATCCCCACTTCGCCGAACAAGCTCCACTGCGGCGCCGCATCGTAAGAAGTTGGGCGCACGAGCCGCGCTGGCTGGCGGCGCTGTTGTGGCCGTTTGCCTTGCTGTATACCTTCGTTATGCGCCCGTCCGGTACCGTGCGTTACTTCCGGTTTACGGCCAAGTCGCTCGGCGTTCGCTGCTTGAGTACGTTCTACCTAGACGCCGCCCTCATTCGACTGCAACCGGACATCGTCCATTTTGAGTTCGGTACGCTCGTATTGGGAAGAACACATTTGCGCGACGCGCTGCCCGCGAAACTGGTCGTCAGCTTCCGGGGATTTGACCTCAATTATTCCGGACTGGACGATCCGCAGTACTATCAGCAGGCTTGGCAATCGCTGGCAGGCGTCCATTGTCTGGGCCAGGATCTATGGCGTCGAGCCCAACGCCGCGGCTGCCCGCCGTCGATGCCCCACGTCCTGATCCCGCCGGCAATCGACGTCGAGCGTTTCAGCGGCGAGGAGCGACCGGATCGAGATGTCACGTTCTCGCCCGAGCGTCCGTTTCGGATTCTCTGCGTGGGGCGACTGCATTGGAAAAAAGGGCACGAGTACGCTCTGCTCGCCGTAAGTGAGCTCCGCAAACTGGGCGTGCCGTGCGAACTTCGAGTTGTGGGCGACGGCGAAGCGCTTGAATCGTTGTATCTCGCGATTCATGAATTGGAGTTAGTCGGCGTCGTCACGCTCGTCGGCAGCATGCCGCACGAGCAGGTGCGCCAGGAACTCGACTGGGCGGACGTTTTGTTGCACGCCGCCGTCTCGGAAGGGTTTTGCAACAGCGTGCTCGAAGCCCAAGCCATGGCGAAACCCGTCGTCTGTTCGGATGCGGATGGATTGAGCGAAAACGTCCGCGACGGCGTGACAGGGTTTGTAACGCCGCGCCGCGACATTCACGCGATGGCGGAAAAGCTTGCGCTGTTGGCAGGTAATGCTGAACTGAGGCGGGACATGGGCGCCGCCGGGCGGCAACGCGTACTACGGCAGTATCGATTGGAAGCGCAGATCGACGCGTTCGCGCGTTGGTACGATGAACTTCTCGGCGAATCGAGCGACAACGAGCGGGCTGACGCAGCGACGCTGCGCAGCGAATCCAGTACTCAGGATGCATTGGCTCGTGCCTAG
- a CDS encoding glycosyltransferase: MNQSLRAAADNADVEGVLCWCADQRPPLEESVLRAWRRPGDVWHAGLRLGMGGLPASIDFVHPTWTLNRDPDAHLEATSWRVSLRACLLRCDVIRKLGALDERFASLDAAALDFGHRCLTAGAFTRHLPWLVDDNARAPSPYIAADDAFLFILNRFGAKWTRWALLRASLTGELSPVAAVRLYRRLRGIRSQAQPGALHVPENSAHLRRPDDARVSVIVPTVDRYPYLRVLLKQLRTQSVPPHEIIVVDQTAEDRREPGMYEEFGDLPLTVHFQDRPGQCSSRNWAIRESTGDFLLFLDDDDEVEDSLIARHLTSIERWSADVSSGVADEVGAGPLPENFRQIRLSDVFPTNNSMLRREVLRTSGLFDLAYERGQRADGDLGTRIYLTGAVMVLNPTISVLHHHAPSGGLRKHKARVQTYAASRQSLWVRQLPSATEFYLGARYFTPRQRRESGWIRVLGTFSVRGSIGRKAAKAFISAVNLPGTLRAFRKRRDEASAMCQRFPDIPTLPELQETLELGA, translated from the coding sequence ATGAATCAGTCGTTGCGTGCCGCCGCGGACAACGCCGATGTGGAAGGAGTTCTCTGTTGGTGCGCCGACCAGCGCCCCCCGCTGGAGGAGAGCGTATTACGCGCGTGGCGGCGCCCAGGTGATGTGTGGCATGCCGGCCTGCGCCTTGGGATGGGCGGCTTGCCGGCCAGCATCGACTTTGTACATCCCACGTGGACGTTGAATCGCGATCCCGACGCGCATCTCGAGGCGACCTCCTGGCGAGTATCGCTCCGCGCTTGTCTGCTGCGCTGCGATGTGATCCGGAAACTCGGCGCACTTGACGAACGTTTTGCCTCGCTGGATGCCGCCGCATTGGACTTCGGCCATCGCTGCCTCACGGCGGGCGCGTTTACCAGGCATCTGCCGTGGCTGGTCGACGACAACGCACGTGCGCCATCGCCGTACATCGCGGCCGACGACGCTTTTTTGTTCATCCTGAACCGCTTTGGCGCGAAGTGGACGCGGTGGGCCTTGCTGCGTGCGAGCTTGACCGGCGAACTGAGTCCCGTCGCCGCAGTGCGTCTCTATCGACGATTGCGCGGAATACGTTCCCAGGCGCAACCTGGCGCACTTCACGTGCCGGAGAACTCCGCGCACCTGCGGCGCCCCGACGACGCGCGTGTCTCCGTCATCGTGCCGACGGTCGATCGCTATCCCTATCTGCGAGTATTGCTGAAACAACTACGGACGCAGTCGGTCCCGCCCCACGAAATCATCGTCGTCGATCAAACAGCTGAGGATCGTCGCGAGCCTGGAATGTACGAGGAGTTCGGCGATCTGCCGCTGACCGTTCACTTCCAGGACCGACCGGGACAGTGTTCGTCGCGAAACTGGGCAATCCGAGAGTCCACCGGGGATTTCCTGCTGTTCTTGGACGACGATGACGAAGTGGAAGATTCGTTGATCGCCCGACATCTCACCTCCATCGAACGTTGGAGCGCCGACGTATCGTCGGGCGTGGCGGACGAGGTCGGCGCCGGCCCGCTGCCGGAGAACTTCCGCCAGATTCGCTTGAGCGACGTGTTTCCCACCAACAACTCGATGCTACGGCGCGAAGTCTTGAGAACTTCCGGGCTGTTCGATCTCGCTTACGAGCGAGGCCAGCGCGCGGACGGCGACTTAGGTACGCGCATTTATTTGACCGGCGCCGTCATGGTGCTCAATCCAACCATCAGCGTGCTGCACCATCACGCACCATCGGGCGGCTTGCGCAAACACAAGGCGCGCGTGCAGACGTACGCGGCTAGCCGACAGAGTTTGTGGGTACGGCAATTGCCCAGCGCGACGGAGTTCTACTTGGGAGCACGGTATTTTACGCCACGCCAACGACGCGAGTCAGGCTGGATCCGGGTTCTCGGCACGTTCAGCGTCCGCGGTTCGATCGGGCGTAAAGCGGCGAAGGCCTTCATCAGTGCCGTGAATCTACCGGGCACTTTGCGCGCGTTCCGAAAGCGACGCGACGAGGCCTCGGCAATGTGCCAAAGGTTCCCGGACATCCCAACTTTGCCGGAGCTGCAGGAAACGTTGGAACTCGGCGCGTGA
- a CDS encoding glycosyltransferase yields the protein MRLLIVSHTEHFRTADGIVGFAPTLREIDHLAALFDEVVHIATLRDAAAPRVAAPYRAENIHLRLLPAAGGRTLFAKLGYLFLLPRYVWTLVVELRRADAVHVRCPAFVSLLALLCLCMSKRPQRRWLKYAGNWAPGAGEPISYRLQRWLLRNGWAGGGVTVNGEWPELPSHVRTFLNPCLTVEELTEGRAAAQHKSLTGTIHVLFVGRLEEEKGALRCIEIAEALRARGQAVQLDLVGDGPSRGACEALIAACGRTREYRLHGLLPRAALNSLYSAAHLMLLPSFSEGWPKVLSEGMAHGVVPIAAAVGSIPGELRRLNCGTAVEGRRVDAYVDALNAYFRDPERWRRESLAAQRSAEQFGYLAHVNKVAEVLQMSHVACAS from the coding sequence GTGAGACTGCTGATCGTTTCGCACACGGAGCATTTTCGCACCGCCGACGGTATCGTGGGCTTTGCGCCGACGTTGCGCGAAATCGATCATCTCGCGGCGTTGTTCGACGAAGTCGTGCATATTGCGACTTTAAGAGACGCTGCTGCTCCGCGCGTGGCCGCCCCCTACCGAGCCGAGAACATCCATTTGCGGTTGCTGCCGGCGGCCGGCGGCCGGACGCTGTTCGCGAAACTCGGTTATTTGTTCTTGCTGCCGCGATATGTTTGGACCTTGGTCGTCGAATTGCGCCGCGCGGACGCGGTGCATGTCAGGTGCCCCGCCTTTGTCAGCCTGTTGGCCTTGCTCTGCCTCTGCATGTCGAAGCGGCCTCAACGCCGCTGGCTGAAGTACGCCGGCAATTGGGCCCCCGGCGCCGGCGAGCCGATTTCCTACCGGCTGCAACGCTGGCTGCTGCGCAACGGTTGGGCGGGCGGAGGCGTCACCGTCAATGGCGAATGGCCGGAACTGCCCAGTCATGTTCGCACGTTCTTGAATCCTTGTTTGACAGTCGAAGAATTGACCGAAGGGCGCGCAGCGGCGCAACACAAGTCGCTGACGGGAACCATTCACGTGCTCTTTGTCGGCCGGCTGGAAGAAGAAAAAGGCGCACTGCGATGTATCGAAATTGCCGAAGCGTTGCGAGCGCGCGGGCAGGCAGTGCAACTCGACTTGGTCGGCGACGGCCCTAGTCGCGGAGCGTGTGAAGCGCTCATCGCGGCGTGCGGCAGAACACGCGAGTACCGCCTGCACGGACTGTTGCCTCGCGCGGCGCTGAATTCCCTGTATTCCGCGGCGCACTTGATGCTGCTGCCGTCGTTCAGCGAAGGCTGGCCGAAGGTGCTGAGCGAAGGCATGGCGCACGGCGTCGTGCCGATCGCGGCCGCCGTCGGGTCGATTCCCGGTGAGCTGCGCAGGTTGAATTGCGGCACCGCCGTCGAGGGTAGGCGGGTCGACGCTTATGTCGACGCGCTCAACGCTTACTTCCGTGATCCGGAGCGCTGGCGCCGCGAGTCGCTCGCCGCACAGCGCTCCGCGGAACAATTTGGGTACCTCGCGCATGTCAACAAAGTGGCCGAAGTCTTGCAAATGAGTCACGTCGCATGTGCATCGTAG
- a CDS encoding glycosyltransferase family 4 protein, with protein sequence MAEPLLRMLVYGCHNPPETFLDRLFSGLEARGVEVTLASTGAPRATEMSQRKHWIWAPHAVGGKVTQGIKLAAVASAAARRSWSATARMVRGASGVGTAAAVELLRALPLVGRTFDVVYFPWIESAGGLIRHFPAEQKIIVSCRGTQINIAPLNPQRRRFRESLKSIFERAACVHCVSENIRENAERLGMPPQIARVIRPAVDSAQFSMQAHCKRVDGSVLKIVTTGRIIWNKGLEYLVHAVAILRESGIDARLEIIGDGPDRDRVVYSAHDLEIEDHVQFSGALPPTQVRDRLQQADVFALSSLSEGISNAVLEAMSCGLPIVTTDCGGMREAVTDGVEGFVTPTRDPRAIAAALCKLAASHELRHSMGAAARLRIEREFTLPRQIDAWMNMLSEVAAGKSHASP encoded by the coding sequence ATGGCTGAGCCATTACTTCGCATGCTCGTGTACGGCTGCCACAATCCACCGGAAACGTTCTTGGATCGGCTATTCAGTGGGCTGGAAGCGCGCGGCGTGGAAGTCACGTTGGCTTCGACTGGCGCTCCGCGGGCGACGGAGATGAGCCAGCGCAAGCATTGGATCTGGGCGCCCCATGCGGTCGGTGGAAAGGTTACGCAGGGAATCAAACTGGCGGCGGTGGCGTCCGCGGCCGCCCGCCGGAGTTGGTCCGCCACGGCGCGCATGGTGCGCGGCGCCTCCGGCGTAGGTACGGCGGCGGCAGTCGAGTTGCTAAGAGCGCTGCCGCTGGTCGGCCGCACATTTGATGTGGTGTACTTTCCGTGGATCGAAAGCGCAGGCGGCTTGATCCGGCATTTCCCCGCGGAACAGAAGATCATCGTGAGCTGCCGCGGAACGCAGATCAACATCGCTCCGCTCAATCCTCAGCGCCGCCGGTTCCGAGAATCGTTAAAGTCGATCTTCGAGCGGGCCGCTTGCGTGCATTGCGTTTCCGAAAACATTCGGGAAAACGCCGAACGGCTCGGGATGCCGCCACAAATCGCACGGGTCATCCGCCCAGCGGTGGACTCGGCACAGTTTTCTATGCAGGCGCACTGCAAACGCGTCGACGGTTCCGTTTTGAAAATTGTCACCACGGGCAGGATCATCTGGAACAAAGGACTGGAATATTTGGTCCACGCCGTAGCAATATTGCGTGAATCGGGAATCGACGCCCGCCTGGAGATCATCGGCGATGGGCCTGACCGGGATCGCGTGGTGTATTCCGCCCACGACCTGGAAATCGAAGACCACGTCCAGTTCTCGGGCGCATTGCCGCCCACTCAGGTGCGCGATCGCTTACAGCAAGCGGATGTATTTGCGCTCTCCAGCCTAAGCGAGGGCATCTCAAACGCAGTTCTGGAGGCGATGTCGTGCGGGCTCCCGATCGTTACGACCGATTGCGGCGGCATGCGTGAAGCGGTCACCGACGGCGTCGAGGGCTTCGTGACGCCGACGCGCGATCCGCGCGCTATCGCGGCCGCACTATGCAAATTGGCGGCAAGCCACGAGCTGCGCCATTCCATGGGCGCAGCGGCGCGCCTGCGAATCGAGCGTGAATTCACCCTTCCCAGGCAAATCGACGCCTGGATGAACATGCTGTCGGAAGTCGCCGCCGGAAAGTCACACGCTTCCCCGTGA
- a CDS encoding glycosyltransferase family 4 protein: protein MTRILICSTEFPPGPGGIGTHAWQLARHLTRLDWTVRVVTCQDYVSDAEIDDWNSAQPFEVIRLPSGQRFVQALWSRTDILRRQLAEFSPDLIVASGLKSLWLVAAQMGLDIPWVAIGHGSEFNLPRGWKRWLTRRALSSTQRVVCVSEFTRELALQLGVARDATEVILNGADDEAYFVTPPAEGDACRRQLGADVEQLLLTVGHVSLRKAQDLVIRAMPRVLTQFPNAHYGLAGIPTLRPQLQELAKSLGVEEHVYFLGRLSAAQLRAWFNACDVFVLTSRNTASGDCEGFGIVAIEAALCGKPAVVSRGSGLAEAVVDGETGFTVPQEDPDATADAIIRLLADRELRNAAGKAALDRARREFTWSSRVAQYDRLFRDVAPVSREVHNRSPIDQQAVNK, encoded by the coding sequence ATGACACGAATACTCATCTGCTCGACGGAATTTCCGCCCGGACCTGGCGGGATCGGCACGCACGCTTGGCAACTGGCCCGGCATCTGACGCGCCTCGATTGGACGGTGCGCGTCGTCACCTGCCAAGACTATGTGAGCGACGCCGAAATCGACGATTGGAACTCCGCGCAGCCGTTCGAGGTGATTCGCTTGCCGTCCGGTCAGCGATTCGTACAGGCATTGTGGTCGCGCACCGATATCTTACGTCGCCAACTCGCCGAGTTTTCGCCCGACTTGATCGTGGCGTCGGGGCTGAAATCGCTTTGGCTCGTGGCGGCGCAAATGGGGCTGGACATTCCGTGGGTCGCGATTGGGCACGGCTCGGAATTCAACCTGCCGCGAGGCTGGAAACGCTGGCTGACGCGCCGCGCCTTGAGTTCGACGCAGCGCGTCGTGTGCGTGAGCGAGTTTACCCGCGAACTGGCGCTGCAGTTGGGCGTCGCTCGCGATGCGACCGAGGTGATCTTGAATGGCGCCGACGATGAAGCGTACTTCGTTACGCCTCCGGCTGAGGGCGATGCTTGTCGGCGACAGTTGGGGGCCGATGTGGAGCAACTGCTGCTGACCGTCGGCCACGTCAGCCTACGCAAGGCGCAGGACCTGGTGATTCGCGCCATGCCGCGCGTTTTGACACAATTCCCCAACGCGCATTATGGGCTCGCGGGGATTCCGACGCTCCGGCCGCAACTCCAAGAGTTGGCCAAATCGTTGGGCGTTGAGGAGCACGTATATTTCCTGGGGCGATTAAGCGCAGCTCAGTTGCGCGCTTGGTTCAACGCTTGCGACGTGTTCGTGCTCACCAGTCGGAATACGGCGAGCGGAGATTGCGAAGGCTTTGGAATCGTGGCGATCGAAGCGGCTTTGTGCGGCAAGCCGGCCGTGGTTTCACGCGGCTCCGGGCTGGCGGAAGCCGTGGTGGACGGCGAAACGGGGTTCACCGTGCCTCAAGAAGATCCCGATGCCACGGCCGATGCGATCATACGGTTGCTGGCTGATCGCGAGTTGCGGAACGCCGCTGGCAAGGCGGCGCTCGATCGCGCGCGCCGTGAATTCACCTGGTCGAGTCGCGTGGCGCAGTACGATCGACTTTTCCGCGACGTAGCCCCGGTGTCACGCGAAGTGCACAACCGATCTCCGATCGACCAGCAGGCGGTGAATAAGTGA